A part of Arachis hypogaea cultivar Tifrunner chromosome 12, arahy.Tifrunner.gnm2.J5K5, whole genome shotgun sequence genomic DNA contains:
- the LOC112726890 gene encoding COMPASS-like H3K4 histone methylase component WDR5B — translation MAATSTTTSGSGSQPYRPYRHLKTLTAHERAVSCVKFSNDGSRLASASLDKTLIIWSAETLSLLHRLTDHSEGISDLAWSSDSRYICSASDDRTVRIWDGTSGECVKTLRGHSHAVFCVNFNDQTNLIVSGSFDETIRVWEVKTGKCIHVMKGHTMPVTSAHFNRDGSLIVSGSHDGSCKIWESASGTLLMTLIDDKVPAVSFARFSPNGKFVLVATLNDTLKLWNYSQGRHVKIYTGHVNREYCITFTFSVTQGRRYIVGGSEDCCVYLWDVQQKNMVQKLEGHTDTVISVSCHPTENKIASAGLDNDRTVRIWVQDA, via the exons ATGGCAGCAACGAGCACGACCACGAGCGGTAGCGGCAGCCAGCCTTACCGTCCGTACAGGCACCTCAAAACCCTAACCGCCCACGAACGCGCCGTGTCGTGCGTCAAGTTCTCCAACGACGGATCCCGTTTGGCCTCCGCCTCCCTCGACAAAACCCTAATTATATGGTCCGCCGAAACCCTCTCCCTCCTCCACCGCCTCACCGACCACTCCGAAGGCATCTCCGACCTTGCCTGGTCCTCGGACTCTCGTTACATCTGCTCCGCCTCCGACGACCGCACCGTCCGCATATGGGACGGCACCTCTGGCGAGTGCGTCAAGACCCTCCGCGGCCACTCCCACGCCGTCTTCTGCGTTAACTTCAATGACCAGACCAACCTCATCGTCTCCGGATCCTTCGATGAGACCATTAGGGTTTGGGAG GTGAAGACGGGGAAGTGTATCCATGTCATGAAAGGCCATACCATGCCAGTTACTTCAGCACACTTCAATCGTGATGGTTCGCTCATTGTGTCTGGAAGCCACGATGGTTCTTGTAAGATTTGGGAGTCGGCCTCCGGGACGTTGCTCATGACACTTATTGATGATAAGGTCCCTGCTGTTTCATTTGCGAGATTCTCTCCCAATGGCAAGTTTGTGCTTGTTGCCACTCTGAATGATACCCTT AAGCTATGGAATTACTCGCAGGGGAGGCATGTAAAAATTTATACAGGTCATGTGAATAGAGAATACTGTATAACATTCACATTTTCTGTTACACAAGGGAGGAGATATATTGTTGGAGGATCAGAAGATTGCTGTGTTTATTTGTGGGATGTTCAGCAGAAAAATATGGTTCAGAAACTCGAAGGCCACACAGATACTGTAATATCTGTTTCCTGTCATCCAACAGAGAATAAAATTGCTTCTGCCGGCTTAGATAATGATAGAACCGTGAGGATATGGGTTCAGGATGCCTGA